GCAACGACCAACGCCGGTCATTACTTCATCGGCTATAAGTAAGACCCGATAGTGATCGCATATTTCTCTGATTCTCTGCCAGTATCCGTCGGGTGGTACGATCACGCCGCCGCTGGCCCCAACCACCGGCTCGGCAATGAAGGCCGCAACGGTTTCAGGGCCTTCGTACTTTATCGTTCTTTCAAGCTGTTCAGCACATTCAAGATCGCAGACCTCGGGATCTTTCCTGAAAGGACAGCGATAACAATAGCAGGGCATAATGTGAGGGTTGTGAATCATGATGGGATGGTAAAACCTGCGCCGGCCGGTGTTGCCCCCGAGGGCAACTGCTCCCATGGTATTGCCGTGAAAGCTGGTCCATCGGGAAATCATCTTGTACCGGTCGCGCTCTCCGACTTCTTCCCAGTACTGCCTGGCAATTTTCATGGCCGATTCAACGGCCTCAGAGCCGCCCGAAACGAAGTAAACGCGGCTAAGTGAATCGTCGGCCACGAGCCTGCACAGCCTTTCCGCACACTCTTTTGCCGCTTCGCTGGTGAAATGAGTACCGTGTACATAGGCAACCTTGAGGGCCTGTCTGGTCATGGCATCCACGATTTCCCTGACTCCATGGCCGACGGTGACAACGGCGGCCCCACCGGACCCGTCCAGATACTTCTTTCCGGTTGTATCCCAGATGTAAACACCCTCTGCGTGATCAACCGTTGGATAATGCCTTCCGGGAACACGGTAAAAAACATAATCATTTGGCCATTGCATTTTGCCTCTCCTCTGCTATGAAAGCTAATGCCCTTTTCGTTCAGGGTGAACACATTTTACAAAAAACCGGAAAACAATGAAGGAGTTATCGGAAAAAAACATAATTGAAGTGCTCGAGAGGCTTAAGGAAGCTTACGGAACAAGGCCCTGGAACTGGCATACTCAGCAGAAGCCCTTTTACGTGCTGATCTCAACAATTTTATCCCAGCGCACAAGAGACCCTCAGACCGATGCGGCGGCTCAGGCCTTGTTGAGGCGGTTCCCCACGCCTCATGACCTTGCCCATGCGCCTCCTGATGAAATCGCTCTGATCATCCGTGGAGTGAACTATCACAGAACCAAAGCCCTTCGAGTAAAGGAAGTCAGCAGGATAATTGCAGAGCGTTATGGAGGAAAAGTTCCCACAGATCTTGAATCCCTCCTTTCCCTGCCAGGCGTAGGACCTAAAACGGCAAACTGCGTTCTTCTATACGGATTTCATCAGGCCGTTTTGCCTGTGGATACTCACGTGCACAGGATAGCCAATCGACTGGGCTGGGTTAACACAAGAAGACCGGAGGAGACGGAAGAGAACCTCAAGGAAGTCATCCCGAAAACCTGGATTCCCTATGTGAACGATCTTTTTGTCAAACACGGCCAGACCCTTTGCAGACCGAAGCGGCCGCTCTGCGAGGAGTGCAATGTTCGAAATTATTGTCAATACTGGAAGGACAGGGAACATCAAAAGGGACCGGAAAAAAATTTATAAAATGCGTTCCATTAGCAGATAAAAGTATTGAAAAAAACAAAAGCTTTTCTATACTTTTGAAGTCTATGTCTTTAGTGGGGAACGGGAAGTGATTCAGGAAACCTTGAAGGATGATCTTTTTCGCAAATTCAGCGCCCTGGTTTACGAAACGGCAGGAATTCACCTTCACGAAGGCAAAAAAGCTCTACTGCAGGCTCGACTTTCCAAGCGTCTTAGGGCAACAGGGATAAAAACCTTCAAGGAATACTACGATTTTATTACAAAACCCGAAAATGTAGCGGAATTTATTCACTTTCTGGATGCTATTTCTACAAACTTAACGTATTTTTTCAGGGAAGAGCAGCACTTCAGGTTTCTTGAAAGCCGGGCTTTGCCCGAAATCGTTGAGGTGAAGAAAAAGGAAGGCAGTCGCCGGGTCAGGATGTGGAGTGCAGGCTGTTCTACGGGAGAAGAGCCTTATTCTATTGCCATGTGTGTACTCGAGTTTTTTGAAAAAAAGACACCGGAAATTAGATGGGATTTCAAGCTTCTGGCGACGGATATATCCACAAGAGTCTTGCAGACCGCCATCCGGGGACTTTACTCCAAAGAGAAGGTAGAGCGAGTTCCTGCTCCGCTGAGGACCAAGTATTTCAAAAAAGTCCAGGGTTCAAATGCCGGCGAATACGTCTACGAGGTGGCTCCGATCTTGAAAGAGGTGACCGTATTCCGTCGTTTAAATCTCAAAGATCCCTATCCCTTTCATGGGCCTTTTGAGGTTATTTTCTGCAGAAATGTTATGATCTACTTCGACAAACCCACTCAACAGGAGCTCATACAGAGAATGACTTCCTATCTGTCCCCCGGCGGATACTTCATGGTCGGTCATTCGGAGAGCCTTGCCGGGCTTTCACACGGATTGAAGTACATTCAGCCGGCCGTGTATAAGAAGTTGAGCTAAAAACGAAAAGGACGGGAGAATTGAGGTTTAATGGGCAGAATAGTTGTCGGAGTTGGAGATCTGGCGGTAAGTAACAAAGCAGAGGACGAGATAATCACCTACTCCCTGGGATCGTGCATCGGGGTTGTCGTTTACGATCCGGTTGCCCGGGTGGGAGGCATACTGCATTATATGCTTCCCGAATCGTCTATCGATCCGGAAAAAGCAAAAAATAATCCCGCCATGTTCGGAGACACGGGGATACCCCTTCTGTTCAAGAGCTGCTACAGTCTGGGCGCAAAAAAGCAGAACATGATCGTAAAGGTAGCCGGCGGGGGTAACATCCTGGACGAAAACGGGGTATTCAACATAGGCAAGCGGAATTATATGATATTAAAGAAGTTATTCTGGAGGAATAACGTGCGCATTACGGCCGAACATGTTGGTGGAAGCGTAAATCGCACCGTTCGGCTCGATATAGCTACGGGTCGGTGTATTTTGAAGGTTTCAGGGGAGGGAGAATTTGAATTTTAACGGGCAGAAGGTACGGGGTAACCATGTCGTACAATGTGCTGATAGTTGACGATTCACGATCGATGAGAAAGGTTATAGAAAAAACTCTACGCATTTCCGGATTTGACATAGGTGAAATATACGAAGCCTCGAACGGCCAGGAAGCCCTTGAGGTGCTCGAAAAAAATTGGGTGGATATCATTTTATCGGATATTCACATGCCCGTAATGGACGGCCTTAAATTCCTGGAAGAGTTAAGAAAGAAAGAGGATTACAAAGACATTCCCGTGGTCCTCATAACCACGGAAGCCTCGGAAGAACGGCTTGGATATGCAATGTCGCTGGGGGCACAGGGTTATATAAGAAAGCCCTTTGAGCCGAATCAAATACGAGAATACCTTTCCGGAATAATGGGAGAGCCTACTTATGGAGTGGCAGGAACTGATGAGGGATGTGATTTCTGAAACTCTGGAGAAAATGTTTTTTACTATCGTGGAATTTGAAGGCGAAGAAGAAAACCAGCCGGACCAGCAATTAACAACCCACATAAACCTGAAATCAGAAGAAAATAAAGAAGTAATCACCATCGTTATTTCTCTCAATTTATCCTTTGCCAGACAGCTAACCGCCGACTTTCTTGGTAAAATTGCCGACGACATTACAGAAACGGATACAGAAGATTGCATGAAAGAGCTCGCAAACATGACGGGAGGCGGTATGGTAGCGAAGCTCGGTGGTTCCTACAAGCTCGAGCTACCTCAACCCGGCGAGCCTTCCACGGAGGGAGGAAACGCTCAAGAGGAAATTCCTTTATTCGTACTTGGTAGTCCGGTAGGAAAAGTGAGACTGTATAAAGAAACTTCATCATGAGTGAAGCAATACGCCCAAGGGAATACTTTCTGAAAAAAGGGTACATTTTCATTCCGGCCGTTCCAACCCTCATAGCAACGGTGGTTGGTACGGGTATTGCCGTATGCCTGTGGGACAGAAAAAAGCAGCGCGGCGGCATGAACCACTTCCTGTTCCCCCGGGCTAAAAATCGTTCGGAAGCGACCCCTGTGTTCGGTAATGCGTCAATTCTCGCCCTTGTAAAATTTTTCAGAGAAGACGGGTCGGAAATAAAGAACCTGGAGGCTCAAATATTCGGCGGGGCAGTGCCGGAAGAATCGTCTCCGGAGGCGGCACGAATTGCAAGGGCAAATGTTCACATAGCCCGCACAATGCTGGGCCGCTATGGCATACCCATAGTGGCCGAAGATGTAGGAGGACATAAAGGGAGAAAGGTTGTCTTTCACAGTCACAACGGAGATGTTGCCGTAATCCATGCAGATCGCATAAGAAAAAGCGACTGGTATCCTTATGATGAAGGAGAAAGATAAAAACATGGGCGATCAAAAAAAGATCAGGGTCTTAATCGTTGACGATTCCGCGATAGTTCGAAAGATTTTCACCCATGAACTTTCCAAGTATCCCGACATTGAGGTCGTAGGTACCGCCCCCGATCCCTACATAGCAAGAGACAAAATCGTAAAGTTAAAACCCGATGTCATAACTCTCGATATCGAAATGCCCCGCATGGACGGGCTTACCTTTTTGAAAAAACTAATGAAATATTACCCCGTACCGACAATTGTTGTCAGCTCTTTGACCCAAAAAAACAGCCGTATGGCCCTCGATGCCCTTGAGGCAGGTGCCGTAGAAGTGATGGCCAAACCGGGAGGATCTTACAGTGTCGGTGATATGAGCGTCCAGCTTGCCGAGAAAATTCGTGCCGCAAGCAGAATAAGGATGTTTCCTTCCCAGCTACCTCGAAAAGACAAAAAAGAAGGGGATAATCTTAAAGTCACTTCCTTTGCTTTGGGCAAAACAACTCACAAGGTAATTGCCATAGGCGCATCAACAGGCGGAACCGAAGCCATCAAAACCGTATTGACGCAGCTTCCACCGACAACCCCCGGAATTGTGATCGTACAGCATATGCCGCCCAAGTTCACAACTTCCTTCGCAGAACGCCTCAACGACCTGTGTCAGATTGAAGTAAGGGAGGCAAAAGACGGTGACGCCGTTGTTCCCGGTCTCGCTCTAATTGCTCCCGGCAATTTTCACATGGTTCTGAAGCGCAGTGGAGCAAGATATTACGTAGAAATAAAAGACGGACCTATGGTATGTTATCAGAGGCCTTCGGTGGACGTGCTGTTTTTTTCAGTAGCCCGATATGCGGGAAGCAATGCGGTAGGGGTTTTGATGACCGGGATGGGAAAAGACGGAGCTCAGGGCCTGCTTGCCATGAAACAGGCCGGAGCGAGAACAATAGCACAGGATGAGGAAAGCTGTGTCGTCTTCGGAATGCCCAAGGAGGCTATAAAACTCGGCGCCGCCGATTACGTCGTTCCACTTCCGAAAATACCGGAAACCATCTTCAAACTTCTCAGCGAAGACGAAAATCAAGAAAGGTCAATTCAGAATTCACAAGATATACGGAGGATTTAGAGTTATGCCGTCCTATAAAGACCTAACGGTTTTAATCGTCGACGATTTTGCCACAATGAGGAGAATAATCAGAAACATATTGAGAGACTTGGAATTCAAGAAAATCCTCGAAGCCGAAGACGGAACGGCTGCTGTGGACATCCTTAAAACTCAAAAGGTTGATCTTATTATATCAGACTGGAACATGCCCAAAATGACCGGGCTGGAACTGCTCAAGTGGGTAAGATCCAATGAGGACACGAAGGATCTGCCCTTTCTTATGGTCACGGCAGAGGCTCAGAAAGAAAACGTCATTGAAGCCGTGAAGGCCAAGGTAAGCAATTACATCGTAAAACCCTTCACGGCACAAACCCTTGCAGAAAAGCTCGAAAAAATTCTGCCGAAGGATTAAGGCGGAGTGATTGTAATGGAAAAGAAACAGGAAATACTGGAAAAGCTTTCCCGAGGCGTCATAGCCTCCCCCGATGATCTGATAGGTATGGGAGAATGCTTAAATCTCCTGGACGAACTGGAAAACCTGGAGCTAACCTCTTCGGAAAGGGAAATTATTTCGGAACTCCGGGGTGTCCTGAAACGATTGATTCTTGAAGATTCTTCCAACGTCGAAAAGGACTGGCAGGAGATAAAAACTCTTATAAACAAGCTGTCGGGTGAAACGCCCCCCGAAAAGATCACAACCGGTAAAGTGGAAGAAACCCCATCGGAGGCTCTATCGGAAACTCATACATCGGAGCAGGCACAGGAAGAAGCACTGTCGGTGGTTACGACGCCGGTGGACGATCCCGAGCTTCTGAAGGACTTTCTTGAGGAAGCGAGAGAGCACCTGAACGAAATCGAAATAAATATGATCACCCTCGAAGAAAACCCAGAAGATCGTGAAGTTGTAAACGCCATATTCAGGCCCTTCCACAGCATCAAAGGCGTAGCGGGTTTTCTAAACCTGAAGGACATCCACGAACTCAGTCATGAAGTGGAAAATCTTTTAGACGGGGCAAGATCCGGCAACTATCCCGTAACCGAAGCTATCATAGACATTGTTCTGCAATCCGTGGACATACTGAAAGAACAGCTCGCTCTTATCGAAGAAGGTCTTAAAGCGGGGGAAATCCAGATCTCGGGAGACCCAAAGCTACACAGACTCCTGAAATACATTCGAAATTTCGATCCCACAAAAGAAGCTCCGCCTGTAACCGTTCCACCTGTGGGAAAGATTCTGGCTGAAAGGGGCGCCGTTGAAGAGGAAGAGGTGGAGGAAGCGGCAGAGGAAGCCAAAAAGGAAGGTAAAAAATTAGGTGAGAAGCTCATTGAAAAAGGGCTTGTTACCCCCAAAGATGTTGCCGGCGCCCTCAGAGAACAGCGAAAGCTCAAGGATACTTCATCTTCCATAAGGGTGGATACGGCAAAACTGGACAATTTGGTGGACATGATCGGTGAGCTCGTAATAGCTCAGTCCATGGTACTTCAAAATCCGGAAGTGCAGAAAATCAAGAGTCAGAAATTTCAGAAAGACATAGTTCAGCTCAGGAGAATCACGGGAGAGCTCCAGCGGATAAGCACATCCTTGAGGATGATTCCCATAAAGAGCACGTTCCAGAAGATGATCCGGCTGGTAAGGGATCTTTCCCGCAAATCCGGTAAAGAAGTCGTTCTAAAAATGTACGGGGAAGAGACAGAAATCGACCGCAATATGGTCGACCAGATTTACGAGCCTCTGGTTCACATGATCCGAAATGCCATAGATCACGGAATTGAACCACCTGATGAGCGTGTGAAAACGGGCAAACCCGCTCACGGTACGATAATCCTTTCGGCCGAGCAAAAAAGCGGAAATATTGTCATCGACATCAAGGACGACGGCAGAGGACTGGATGCAGCAAAAATAAGAAAGAAGGCCATTGAAAGGGGCCTTATTTCTCCGGATGATCAGCTTGACGAGGAAGAAATCTTCCAGCTAATCTTCCAGCCCGGTTTTTCCACCAAGGAAACCGTCACGGATGTTTCGGGCCGCGGCGTCGGAATGGACGTTGTAAAAAAATGCGTCGAGAGCCTCAGGGGCAAAATAGAAGTTAACAGTACTCCCGGCAAAGGCTCTCACTTCCAGTTAAAACTGCCTCTGACAATGGCAATAATTGACGGTATGATCATACAGGTTGGAAACGAAAGATACGTCGTCCCGACCATATCCCTTAAAGAATCCTTAAGACCCGATCAGAAAGATTACTGCACCGTTCAGGGGCGCGGTGAAATGATTAATGTCCGGGGTACTCTTATGCCCCTCATAAGGCTCTATGAACTCTTCGACGTAGAGCCCAAATTTCGCAACCCCTGGGAAGCACTTCTACTGGTTGTAAACGAAGACGGTCGTAATTACTGCCTTCTTGCCGATGAAATTCTCGGGCGTCAGGAAGTGGTTATAAAAAGCCTGGGCAGCATCGCGAAAAACGTGGCCGGTATTTCCGGTGGTGCCATTATGGGAGACGGAAAAGTTGCGCTGATCTTAGACGTTAAAGGAATCGTGTCCGTGTACGAAGGCAAACAAAAATAGGGGCTAGGAGGGCTCTTGGTGACCGGTATGGACGAGATCTGTGAATTGATAGAAGAAATAGAAAAGAACCTTGCAGAAAAAGCGGATACCGATTTGATCCACGACACAATAAGAAAACTGAAAAGGTCGGAAGAATTATCCGCAGAACTCGGCATGGTGAAGCTGAACTCCTGTGCTTCTGCTTTGAGAAGATTCATTCAGGAACAGGGCGATGCAAACCCGGAAGCATTTCAGGTTGCACAGTTCTGCGTGGCAAGCCTGAAAGAGGAGATTCTGAAAGGAAACAAGGACGTTACCGATAATCTCGTGACGGAAGTTTTCACCCTTTTGGGCATGGATAAAGCTGAAGAATCCGACAGGGCCGACGAATCAATTATCGACGACATAATAGAATCGTCTTCGCCTGCAGAGGCCGTTGATCTTTCCCGCCTTAGAGAGATCTTAGAAAGGGGTGGTGCCGAACTGGTGGAACCCGAAGAGGGGTCGCCTTATTTTGCAATACGCTTCCCGCTAAGGGAATCGGAGGTCAAAAGGCTGGAACGCATTTTCGGCATGTCTGACCCGGGAGAAAACATGAACGGCGAGTTTTCAGATCCGGCGATGAAAGAGCTCTTTTTAACACTCAAAGAATTCATGATCGCTTTCTCACAGGGTGATCTGGAGCTTGCCGGAGAAACCCTTAACAGGCTATCCCGGAACCAGGGACAACACGAACTTTACAACGAACTGGGAAGTATTGCACGAAAGCTTCACGAAGCACTGAAAAACCTCGGAGCGGCTTTAGATCCTCAGATAAAAGAGTTCGTAGAGGATAAGCTTCCAGATTCGGGTCACAGGCTGGAACATATTTTAAAAATCACCGAAAATGCGGCAAATATTACGCTTGACCGACTTGAAAACCTTCAATCTCGCAGATCCTCGGTGGATAAGGTAATCAAGGAACTGGAAGAGGCAATCCTCTTTCTCTATCCGCTTGGAGAAAAGGCAGAATCACAGCTTGAAGGCATTCGCATGAGAATCGAAAAAATAAAAGATCTTCTGGGCGAAGACCGAGAAGACTTTACCCAGATTCTTACGGCTCAGGATTTTCAGGACCTCACGGGCCAGATCATAATGAAGGTTATGAACCTTCTCACAGAACTGGAACAGAAACTGGTGGAACTGGTCGAAACCTTTGGAATAAGAATAAAGGGAAGGTCTAAAAAAGAAAAAGACAGAACCGACGAACTTTACGGACCCGCTCACGAGAAGAAAGAGGGTGCTTTAAGGTCTCAGGACGAGGTGGACGCCCTTCTGGCCGAATTCGGATTCTGAAAATGGCTCAACCCAGATATCAGGACCATTTTTTCAAGCGGGCAAAACAGGAAGGTTACTTCAGCCGGGCGGTATATAAGCTGATCGAAATAGATAAGAAATACGGGCTCATCCGAAAGGGGATGAGGGTTCTGGACCTGGGAGCCGCACCGGGATCCTGGCTTCAGTGGACTTCCAGGAGAGTAGGCTCTTCGGGTCTTGTCGTTGGAGTTGACCTTCAGCCCGTATCGGGCAATTTTCCGGAAAACACCATATTCGTAACCGGCGATGTTATGGATGACAGTTTAATAAACAACATAATCGAAAGGTGGGCACCTTTTGACATCGTGCTCAGCGACATGGCCCCCTTCACGACGGGAAATAAGTATGCCGACAGTGCCAGGTCGGCCCTTTTAGCCGAGCGGGCTATTGAGGTGGCCCGGCTTGCTCTGGGACAGGGCGGCCACATTCTTTTAAAGATCTTCCAGGGAAGCGATTTTCCTGCTATTCTTTCCATACTGAAAAAAGAATTTGCTTCGGTAAAAACCGTTAAGCCGAAGGCTTCCAGGAAGGAGAGCAAGGAAGTTTACATTCTGGGTATGAAGAAAATCATCCGGGAGGTTTGATCTATGGCCGGCCATTCCAAGTGGGCCAATATACGGCATAAGAAAGCTGCACAGGATGCAAAAAGGGGAAAGATCTTTACCAAGCTGATAAGAGAAATCATGGTAGCTGCCCGTCTCGGCGGCGGCAACCCCGATGCAAATCCCAGATTACGTGCCGCAATCGCCGCCGCCAAGGCCGAAAATATGCCTAAAGAAAACATAGAAAGGGCAATCAAAAAAGGCACCGGGGAACTGGAAGGAGAGAGCTACGAGGAGATTACCTGCGAAGGCTATGCGCCGGGCGGCGTTGCCGTTCTCGTCGAAGCCATGACCGACAACCGCAACAGGACCATCAGTGAGATAAGACACATCTTTACAAGGAATGGCGGTAATTTGGGAGAAGCAGG
This Thermodesulforhabdus norvegica DNA region includes the following protein-coding sequences:
- a CDS encoding protein-glutamate methylesterase/protein-glutamine glutaminase, whose amino-acid sequence is MGDQKKIRVLIVDDSAIVRKIFTHELSKYPDIEVVGTAPDPYIARDKIVKLKPDVITLDIEMPRMDGLTFLKKLMKYYPVPTIVVSSLTQKNSRMALDALEAGAVEVMAKPGGSYSVGDMSVQLAEKIRAASRIRMFPSQLPRKDKKEGDNLKVTSFALGKTTHKVIAIGASTGGTEAIKTVLTQLPPTTPGIVIVQHMPPKFTTSFAERLNDLCQIEVREAKDGDAVVPGLALIAPGNFHMVLKRSGARYYVEIKDGPMVCYQRPSVDVLFFSVARYAGSNAVGVLMTGMGKDGAQGLLAMKQAGARTIAQDEESCVVFGMPKEAIKLGAADYVVPLPKIPETIFKLLSEDENQERSIQNSQDIRRI
- a CDS encoding response regulator produces the protein MSYNVLIVDDSRSMRKVIEKTLRISGFDIGEIYEASNGQEALEVLEKNWVDIILSDIHMPVMDGLKFLEELRKKEDYKDIPVVLITTEASEERLGYAMSLGAQGYIRKPFEPNQIREYLSGIMGEPTYGVAGTDEGCDF
- a CDS encoding RlmE family RNA methyltransferase; the protein is MAQPRYQDHFFKRAKQEGYFSRAVYKLIEIDKKYGLIRKGMRVLDLGAAPGSWLQWTSRRVGSSGLVVGVDLQPVSGNFPENTIFVTGDVMDDSLINNIIERWAPFDIVLSDMAPFTTGNKYADSARSALLAERAIEVARLALGQGGHILLKIFQGSDFPAILSILKKEFASVKTVKPKASRKESKEVYILGMKKIIREV
- a CDS encoding YebC/PmpR family DNA-binding transcriptional regulator, producing MAGHSKWANIRHKKAAQDAKRGKIFTKLIREIMVAARLGGGNPDANPRLRAAIAAAKAENMPKENIERAIKKGTGELEGESYEEITCEGYAPGGVAVLVEAMTDNRNRTISEIRHIFTRNGGNLGEAGCVAWMFHKNGLIVFDKGKYSEEELMEVALEAGAEDVKDQGDQYEVITDPADFLQVKQAFDERGMAYDMAEITMIPQTTVRVEDPKQAQQVLRLMELLEDHDDVQKAYANFDIPDELLQSVSA
- a CDS encoding endonuclease III domain-containing protein gives rise to the protein MKELSEKNIIEVLERLKEAYGTRPWNWHTQQKPFYVLISTILSQRTRDPQTDAAAQALLRRFPTPHDLAHAPPDEIALIIRGVNYHRTKALRVKEVSRIIAERYGGKVPTDLESLLSLPGVGPKTANCVLLYGFHQAVLPVDTHVHRIANRLGWVNTRRPEETEENLKEVIPKTWIPYVNDLFVKHGQTLCRPKRPLCEECNVRNYCQYWKDREHQKGPEKNL
- a CDS encoding CheR family methyltransferase, with amino-acid sequence MIQETLKDDLFRKFSALVYETAGIHLHEGKKALLQARLSKRLRATGIKTFKEYYDFITKPENVAEFIHFLDAISTNLTYFFREEQHFRFLESRALPEIVEVKKKEGSRRVRMWSAGCSTGEEPYSIAMCVLEFFEKKTPEIRWDFKLLATDISTRVLQTAIRGLYSKEKVERVPAPLRTKYFKKVQGSNAGEYVYEVAPILKEVTVFRRLNLKDPYPFHGPFEVIFCRNVMIYFDKPTQQELIQRMTSYLSPGGYFMVGHSESLAGLSHGLKYIQPAVYKKLS
- a CDS encoding chemotaxis protein CheX — encoded protein: MEWQELMRDVISETLEKMFFTIVEFEGEEENQPDQQLTTHINLKSEENKEVITIVISLNLSFARQLTADFLGKIADDITETDTEDCMKELANMTGGGMVAKLGGSYKLELPQPGEPSTEGGNAQEEIPLFVLGSPVGKVRLYKETSS
- a CDS encoding protein phosphatase CheZ, producing MDEICELIEEIEKNLAEKADTDLIHDTIRKLKRSEELSAELGMVKLNSCASALRRFIQEQGDANPEAFQVAQFCVASLKEEILKGNKDVTDNLVTEVFTLLGMDKAEESDRADESIIDDIIESSSPAEAVDLSRLREILERGGAELVEPEEGSPYFAIRFPLRESEVKRLERIFGMSDPGENMNGEFSDPAMKELFLTLKEFMIAFSQGDLELAGETLNRLSRNQGQHELYNELGSIARKLHEALKNLGAALDPQIKEFVEDKLPDSGHRLEHILKITENAANITLDRLENLQSRRSSVDKVIKELEEAILFLYPLGEKAESQLEGIRMRIEKIKDLLGEDREDFTQILTAQDFQDLTGQIIMKVMNLLTELEQKLVELVETFGIRIKGRSKKEKDRTDELYGPAHEKKEGALRSQDEVDALLAEFGF
- a CDS encoding aspartate aminotransferase family protein, yielding MQWPNDYVFYRVPGRHYPTVDHAEGVYIWDTTGKKYLDGSGGAAVVTVGHGVREIVDAMTRQALKVAYVHGTHFTSEAAKECAERLCRLVADDSLSRVYFVSGGSEAVESAMKIARQYWEEVGERDRYKMISRWTSFHGNTMGAVALGGNTGRRRFYHPIMIHNPHIMPCYCYRCPFRKDPEVCDLECAEQLERTIKYEGPETVAAFIAEPVVGASGGVIVPPDGYWQRIREICDHYRVLLIADEVMTGVGRCGRNFALDIWRVVPDIIVLAKGLSSGYAPLGAMIVKDFIYKAIISGSGSFLHGHTYGQNPVSVAAGAAVLKYLERHRLIERVGQIEKVFREKLSTLESFEIVGDVRCIGLFAGIEFVANKKTRKTFNPALKVAHRVFNEAFHRGLITYPGTGGADGIRGDHILLAPPYIITEEQIDEMVGILHDSIKVVEDSIL
- a CDS encoding chemotaxis protein CheD, whose amino-acid sequence is MSEAIRPREYFLKKGYIFIPAVPTLIATVVGTGIAVCLWDRKKQRGGMNHFLFPRAKNRSEATPVFGNASILALVKFFREDGSEIKNLEAQIFGGAVPEESSPEAARIARANVHIARTMLGRYGIPIVAEDVGGHKGRKVVFHSHNGDVAVIHADRIRKSDWYPYDEGER
- a CDS encoding chemotaxis protein CheA, with product MEKKQEILEKLSRGVIASPDDLIGMGECLNLLDELENLELTSSEREIISELRGVLKRLILEDSSNVEKDWQEIKTLINKLSGETPPEKITTGKVEETPSEALSETHTSEQAQEEALSVVTTPVDDPELLKDFLEEAREHLNEIEINMITLEENPEDREVVNAIFRPFHSIKGVAGFLNLKDIHELSHEVENLLDGARSGNYPVTEAIIDIVLQSVDILKEQLALIEEGLKAGEIQISGDPKLHRLLKYIRNFDPTKEAPPVTVPPVGKILAERGAVEEEEVEEAAEEAKKEGKKLGEKLIEKGLVTPKDVAGALREQRKLKDTSSSIRVDTAKLDNLVDMIGELVIAQSMVLQNPEVQKIKSQKFQKDIVQLRRITGELQRISTSLRMIPIKSTFQKMIRLVRDLSRKSGKEVVLKMYGEETEIDRNMVDQIYEPLVHMIRNAIDHGIEPPDERVKTGKPAHGTIILSAEQKSGNIVIDIKDDGRGLDAAKIRKKAIERGLISPDDQLDEEEIFQLIFQPGFSTKETVTDVSGRGVGMDVVKKCVESLRGKIEVNSTPGKGSHFQLKLPLTMAIIDGMIIQVGNERYVVPTISLKESLRPDQKDYCTVQGRGEMINVRGTLMPLIRLYELFDVEPKFRNPWEALLLVVNEDGRNYCLLADEILGRQEVVIKSLGSIAKNVAGISGGAIMGDGKVALILDVKGIVSVYEGKQK
- a CDS encoding response regulator, with product MPSYKDLTVLIVDDFATMRRIIRNILRDLEFKKILEAEDGTAAVDILKTQKVDLIISDWNMPKMTGLELLKWVRSNEDTKDLPFLMVTAEAQKENVIEAVKAKVSNYIVKPFTAQTLAEKLEKILPKD
- a CDS encoding chemotaxis protein CheD, whose translation is MGRIVVGVGDLAVSNKAEDEIITYSLGSCIGVVVYDPVARVGGILHYMLPESSIDPEKAKNNPAMFGDTGIPLLFKSCYSLGAKKQNMIVKVAGGGNILDENGVFNIGKRNYMILKKLFWRNNVRITAEHVGGSVNRTVRLDIATGRCILKVSGEGEFEF